A genomic stretch from Croceibacterium aestuarii includes:
- a CDS encoding cytochrome c — MKAIALLPALALVAACSQGAKEEEPLTVHDVMVKQIDGNADPIWEITNASLDDSAAINPAKMTDEQWAEVEKRALAVKAGAETLAEMKKLVLIKPGEKISDQDVEGGSTPAKVQAHLDAAPDDFRQFAGVLEAHMADLATAAKNHDAAAATPLVDQLDGVCESCHLEFWYPEQKALVQSIRQKNGDDPTT, encoded by the coding sequence ATGAAAGCTATCGCCCTGCTCCCCGCCCTGGCCCTGGTCGCCGCCTGTTCCCAAGGCGCCAAGGAAGAAGAGCCGCTCACGGTGCACGACGTCATGGTCAAGCAGATTGACGGCAATGCCGATCCGATTTGGGAGATCACCAACGCTTCGTTGGACGATAGCGCGGCGATCAATCCCGCGAAGATGACCGACGAACAGTGGGCCGAAGTCGAAAAGCGCGCCCTCGCCGTCAAGGCCGGTGCGGAGACTCTTGCCGAGATGAAGAAGTTGGTGCTGATCAAACCGGGCGAGAAGATTTCCGACCAGGATGTGGAGGGCGGCTCGACACCCGCGAAGGTCCAGGCGCATCTCGATGCCGCGCCCGACGATTTCCGCCAGTTTGCCGGCGTCCTCGAAGCGCACATGGCCGACCTCGCAACCGCCGCCAAGAACCACGATGCCGCCGCGGCGACACCCTTGGTGGACCAGCTCGACGGCGTGTGCGAGAGTTGCCACCTCGAATTCTGGTATCCGGAACAGAAGGCGCTGGTCCAATCGATCCGCCAGAAGAACGGCGACGATCCCACCACCTGA
- the hslV gene encoding ATP-dependent protease subunit HslV, translating into MDGQSDSHGAPRWHGTTIIGVARGGKTVIAGDGQVSMGNTVMKPNARKVRRLGKDEKVIAGFAGATADAFTLFERLEKKLEQYHGQLMRAAVELAKDWRTDKYLRNLEALMIVADKDVMLVLTGNGDVLEPEGGIAAIGSGGNYALSAARALDPYEDDAEKIARRAMEVAADVCVFTNDRVTVETI; encoded by the coding sequence ATGGACGGACAATCTGACAGCCACGGCGCACCGCGCTGGCACGGGACGACGATCATAGGCGTGGCCAGAGGCGGCAAGACCGTGATCGCTGGCGACGGCCAGGTCTCGATGGGCAACACGGTGATGAAACCGAACGCCCGCAAGGTGCGGCGGCTCGGCAAGGACGAGAAGGTCATCGCCGGTTTCGCCGGCGCGACGGCCGACGCCTTCACCCTGTTCGAACGCCTCGAAAAGAAGCTCGAACAGTACCACGGCCAATTGATGCGCGCCGCGGTCGAGCTGGCCAAGGACTGGCGCACCGACAAGTACCTGCGCAATCTCGAAGCGCTCATGATCGTCGCCGATAAGGACGTGATGCTGGTGCTTACCGGCAATGGCGACGTGCTCGAACCGGAAGGCGGGATCGCCGCGATCGGCTCGGGTGGCAACTACGCGCTGTCCGCCGCGCGGGCGCTCGACCCTTACGAAGACGATGCCGAAAAGATTGCCCGCAGGGCAATGGAAGTGGCCGCCGATGTGTGCGTCTTCACCAACGACCGTGTCACTGTCGAAACAATCTGA
- the ssb gene encoding single-stranded DNA-binding protein yields MAGSLNKVMLIGNLGADPEIRSFQNGGKVANLRIATSETWKDKNTGERQERTEWHSVAIFSEGLVGVVERYLRKGSKVYIEGSLQTRKWQDNSGNDRYSTEVVLRGMNGTLTMLDGAPGGQGGGGGSRGGGGDWGSGGGSSGGGSRGGGNDWGSSGGGSSMGDDLDDDIPF; encoded by the coding sequence ATGGCCGGCAGCCTGAACAAAGTGATGCTCATCGGGAATCTCGGGGCCGACCCGGAAATCCGCAGCTTCCAGAACGGCGGCAAGGTGGCCAACCTGCGCATCGCCACCAGCGAGACGTGGAAAGACAAGAATACCGGCGAGCGGCAGGAGCGGACAGAGTGGCACAGCGTGGCCATCTTCTCCGAAGGTCTCGTCGGCGTGGTCGAGCGGTATCTCCGCAAGGGCTCGAAGGTCTACATCGAAGGCTCACTACAAACGCGCAAGTGGCAGGATAACAGCGGCAACGACCGCTATTCGACCGAAGTCGTGCTGCGCGGCATGAACGGCACGCTGACGATGCTCGACGGCGCACCCGGCGGCCAGGGCGGCGGCGGTGGCAGTCGCGGGGGCGGCGGCGACTGGGGCTCGGGCGGTGGCTCTTCGGGCGGCGGCAGCCGCGGCGGCGGCAACGATTGGGGATCGAGTGGCGGCGGGTCGAGCATGGGCGACGACCTCGACGACGATATTCCGTTCTAG
- a CDS encoding LptF/LptG family permease yields the protein MSAVTILDRYVLRQTIGTLFSVLGVVMSLMILEHLPRLLDITRLSGHRGEIVIETLAGLLPEYAGLGLLVGLYLANALAVRRLALRGELDAIEASGIGSLRWMRWPALLSLVVALVILINQGWLMPGGEQRLDDIGRRMHAGEFGYSVQPNEMVKLGDDRAMTFRAVSDDGSSLENIFLVGDGTTYTAAVGQVSIAPQGGIFVRLIDGQSVNARDRSVAKFDKLEFFEQGQPFPEQRTATSVPFKKVSLSSLLEQGTPEARAAAYGRILWALLALLTPWLGLSLGRPPRRSVSALSLFLGLVLIVLCIKSISMVDRATGLSPELAGLGLAAAWGALVTGIAEWNRRAGAGAFDEFFLRLMRRWPSSKLRQMLARARRRHRPAHGVPALSH from the coding sequence ATGAGTGCGGTCACCATTCTCGATCGCTACGTCTTGCGACAGACCATCGGCACACTCTTCAGCGTGCTCGGGGTTGTCATGTCGCTGATGATTCTCGAACACCTGCCGCGCTTGCTCGATATCACCCGTCTGTCCGGTCACCGCGGCGAGATCGTCATCGAAACGCTCGCCGGCTTGCTCCCCGAGTACGCCGGCCTTGGTCTGCTCGTCGGACTTTATCTCGCCAACGCCCTGGCAGTGCGCCGGCTAGCTCTGCGCGGCGAGCTCGATGCGATCGAAGCGTCGGGCATCGGGTCCCTGCGCTGGATGCGTTGGCCCGCACTTCTCTCGCTCGTTGTCGCGCTGGTCATTCTCATCAACCAGGGATGGCTGATGCCGGGTGGCGAACAACGGCTCGATGACATCGGACGGCGAATGCATGCCGGTGAATTCGGCTACAGCGTGCAGCCGAACGAAATGGTCAAGCTCGGCGACGATCGCGCCATGACGTTCAGAGCCGTCAGCGACGACGGTTCGTCGCTGGAGAACATCTTCTTGGTGGGAGACGGCACGACATACACGGCAGCAGTCGGACAAGTTTCCATTGCGCCCCAAGGAGGCATTTTCGTCAGGCTGATCGACGGCCAATCGGTGAATGCCAGGGACCGAAGTGTGGCCAAGTTCGATAAACTGGAATTCTTCGAGCAAGGCCAGCCGTTCCCTGAACAACGCACCGCTACCAGTGTGCCGTTCAAGAAGGTCTCGCTGTCGTCTCTCCTTGAGCAAGGAACGCCAGAAGCGCGCGCAGCAGCATACGGCCGGATTTTGTGGGCCTTGCTGGCCCTGCTGACACCGTGGCTCGGCCTTTCACTCGGCCGCCCCCCGCGACGCAGCGTATCGGCGCTGTCGCTGTTTCTCGGCCTGGTGCTGATCGTCCTGTGCATCAAGTCGATTTCGATGGTCGATCGCGCGACCGGGCTCTCGCCCGAACTCGCGGGACTGGGCCTTGCCGCTGCATGGGGGGCCTTGGTCACCGGGATCGCGGAGTGGAACCGGCGCGCGGGAGCCGGCGCGTTCGACGAGTTCTTTCTGCGCCTCATGCGCCGCTGGCCAAGCTCGAAACTGCGGCAAATGCTGGCTCGGGCGCGGCGTCGACATCGTCCGGCGCATGGCGTGCCAGCCCTGTCGCACTGA
- the hslU gene encoding ATP-dependent protease ATPase subunit HslU, protein MENLTPKAIVAALDEHIVGQKDAKRAVAVALRNRWRRQRLPEALRDEVTPKNILMIGPTGCGKTEISRRLAKLAEAPFVKVEATKFTEVGYVGRDVEQIARDLVEDAIRLEKERRREAVREAASTAAMDRLLKALVGENASEATRESFRERIVQNAMNDVEVEIEIEDAPAGPMMDIPGMGGASMIDLTQMMGKAFGKQNLKRRKLKVPDAWDKLVDEEAEKRMDQDDVARVALQNAETNGIVFLDEIDKIAVSDVRGGSVSREGVQRDLLPLIEGTTVATKYGPMKTDHVLFIASGAFHVAKPSDMLPELQGRLPIRVELRSLTEEDFVRILSKTKANLVEQYCALLATEEVTLEVSEDAVSEVAKIAAQVNESVENIGARRLQTVMEKLLEELSFEAEDRKGETVPIDAAYVRERLADLAGDSDLSKYIL, encoded by the coding sequence ATGGAAAACCTGACCCCCAAAGCCATCGTCGCGGCGCTCGACGAGCACATCGTCGGACAGAAGGACGCCAAGCGCGCGGTGGCCGTGGCGCTGCGCAATCGCTGGCGCCGCCAGCGCTTGCCCGAAGCCTTGCGCGACGAGGTCACGCCCAAGAACATCCTGATGATAGGACCCACCGGCTGCGGCAAGACCGAGATCAGCCGCAGGCTGGCGAAGCTGGCCGAGGCTCCCTTCGTCAAAGTGGAGGCCACCAAGTTCACCGAAGTCGGCTACGTCGGCCGCGATGTCGAGCAGATTGCGCGCGATCTGGTCGAGGACGCAATCCGGCTCGAGAAGGAGCGCCGCCGCGAGGCGGTGCGCGAAGCGGCCAGCACTGCGGCGATGGACCGGTTGCTTAAGGCCCTCGTCGGAGAGAATGCCAGCGAGGCAACCCGCGAGAGCTTCCGCGAGCGTATCGTCCAGAATGCGATGAACGACGTGGAGGTCGAGATCGAGATCGAGGATGCTCCGGCAGGTCCGATGATGGACATCCCGGGCATGGGCGGGGCGAGCATGATCGATCTGACCCAGATGATGGGCAAGGCCTTCGGCAAGCAGAACCTCAAGCGGCGCAAGCTCAAGGTGCCCGACGCCTGGGACAAGCTGGTCGACGAAGAAGCCGAGAAGCGGATGGACCAGGACGACGTCGCGCGGGTGGCGCTGCAGAATGCCGAAACCAACGGCATCGTCTTCCTCGACGAAATCGACAAGATCGCGGTCAGCGACGTGCGCGGCGGTTCGGTTAGCCGCGAGGGCGTCCAGCGCGACTTGTTGCCGCTGATCGAAGGAACCACGGTCGCGACCAAATACGGCCCCATGAAAACCGACCACGTGCTGTTCATCGCCTCGGGCGCATTCCACGTGGCCAAACCTTCGGACATGCTGCCCGAACTGCAGGGCCGCCTGCCGATTCGCGTCGAACTGCGCTCGCTGACCGAAGAGGACTTCGTGCGCATCCTGAGCAAGACCAAGGCCAACCTGGTCGAACAGTATTGCGCTTTGCTCGCGACCGAGGAGGTAACGCTGGAGGTGTCCGAGGATGCTGTGAGCGAGGTGGCGAAGATCGCGGCGCAAGTGAACGAGAGCGTCGAGAACATCGGCGCCCGCAGGCTGCAGACGGTGATGGAGAAGCTGCTCGAGGAACTGAGTTTCGAGGCCGAGGATCGCAAGGGCGAGACCGTGCCGATCGACGCCGCTTACGTTCGCGAACGCCTCGCCGATCTCGCCGGCGACAGCGATCTCAGCAAGTACATTCTCTGA
- a CDS encoding ubiquinol-cytochrome C chaperone family protein, with protein sequence MDSCPPMSLLARLLGTPDPRDALRPLWHSTVLVSRQREWYSECGVADTVGGRFDMITLVLSLVLMRLEAAGKTGETALLTELFVEDMDGQLRESGVGDLVVGKRVGRLMEALGGRLGAYRGAMEDAGGGALAATLSRNVTLTDGAEPGPLARRIRELAAKLDATAPDDLVAGRIER encoded by the coding sequence ATGGACAGTTGCCCGCCGATGAGCCTGCTCGCCCGCCTGTTGGGAACACCCGATCCCCGCGACGCGCTGCGCCCCCTGTGGCACAGCACGGTGCTCGTCTCGCGCCAGCGCGAGTGGTATTCCGAATGCGGCGTGGCCGACACGGTGGGCGGCCGTTTCGACATGATCACCCTGGTGCTCTCGCTGGTCCTGATGCGGCTCGAGGCGGCGGGAAAGACGGGCGAAACGGCATTGCTCACCGAGCTGTTCGTCGAGGACATGGACGGCCAATTGCGCGAGAGCGGGGTCGGCGATCTGGTCGTCGGCAAACGCGTCGGACGGCTGATGGAGGCTCTCGGAGGGCGTCTCGGCGCCTATCGCGGCGCAATGGAGGATGCCGGCGGCGGCGCGCTGGCCGCGACCCTGTCCCGCAACGTCACGCTTACAGACGGCGCCGAACCCGGCCCGCTGGCCCGGCGAATTCGCGAACTGGCCGCCAAGCTCGATGCGACCGCGCCCGATGATCTTGTCGCCGGACGGATCGAGCGATGA
- a CDS encoding cytochrome c, with protein MKIEQIAIAGGLLVTVLAACQTVPPSSAAPEPATLGVRKAMIDSVNPAALQIWAVGNDALDDDGAPDPSKLDSAALKDLKEGATLLGEGARRLALARDLRASGPDLVGGKVPEGVATREQIQAAIDANPAGFRAYAAVMGDQADGILKAIESGDKAAISDRLMSFDGACQSCHEKYWYVAQ; from the coding sequence ATGAAGATCGAACAGATTGCCATCGCCGGGGGACTGCTTGTGACGGTCCTCGCGGCTTGCCAGACCGTCCCTCCTTCCTCGGCCGCGCCCGAACCGGCTACGCTCGGTGTGCGCAAGGCCATGATCGACAGCGTCAATCCAGCGGCGCTGCAGATCTGGGCCGTGGGCAACGACGCGCTCGACGATGACGGCGCGCCCGACCCCTCCAAGCTCGACTCCGCTGCGCTGAAGGATCTCAAGGAGGGCGCCACGCTCCTGGGCGAAGGGGCCCGTCGTCTTGCGCTTGCGAGGGATCTGCGCGCATCCGGCCCGGACCTCGTCGGCGGCAAGGTTCCGGAGGGCGTCGCCACGCGCGAGCAGATCCAGGCTGCCATCGATGCCAATCCGGCCGGCTTCCGCGCCTATGCCGCGGTCATGGGCGACCAGGCCGACGGCATCCTCAAAGCGATCGAATCTGGCGACAAGGCCGCGATATCCGACCGGCTTATGTCCTTCGACGGGGCCTGCCAGTCGTGCCACGAGAAGTATTGGTACGTCGCGCAGTAA
- a CDS encoding lipopolysaccharide biosynthesis protein — MSGELGESVRRAVLWRSGSQIFSQLVAWTSTLAVIRILNPADYGLFAMAEVVLVFLMFLNGYGFAGSLVKEEEVTQTKLRQAFGVLLLVNCTLALLQVALAPLAAEYYRQPIVAELLRTQALIFLATPFIALPEVMLMRRMDFRTQAIVNIAATVVSAAVALGCALSGYGVWTLIYAPIALFWTKAIGLVFATRIVVRPSFRFAGAANMFNFGLAMVLVQFCWIVMSKADAFLAARQLTAHDLGLYTEAFFLTSLVATKFVPPLNDVAFPAYARLQHDREQLGAAFLKAVRLVLLLTCPLYFGLAVVAPDAIALVLGAKWVAMAGLVTILGFAMPALTLHILFAPAINATGRVGITMRTSIFGALVMPIAFYIGMQWGAEGLAISWLVAAPLLPLFTFLMARKLLHLNLRRFVAAIAPGLLSAAAMAMAVREVGERLAGFAPWERLAIEVAFGGLVYVAILLATSRETVRELYAMVVRRKPPAPATA, encoded by the coding sequence ATGAGCGGTGAACTCGGCGAGAGCGTGCGCCGCGCCGTACTATGGCGTTCGGGCAGCCAGATCTTTTCCCAGCTCGTGGCCTGGACCTCGACCCTGGCGGTCATTCGCATTCTCAATCCGGCCGACTACGGCCTGTTCGCCATGGCCGAGGTCGTGCTGGTCTTCCTGATGTTCCTCAACGGCTATGGCTTTGCCGGGTCCCTGGTGAAGGAAGAAGAGGTGACCCAGACCAAGCTGCGTCAGGCGTTCGGCGTGCTTCTGTTGGTCAACTGCACCCTGGCACTGCTCCAGGTTGCGCTCGCCCCGCTGGCGGCCGAGTACTACCGCCAGCCCATCGTTGCCGAGTTGCTCCGCACCCAAGCGCTGATCTTCCTCGCCACGCCTTTCATCGCCCTGCCCGAAGTCATGCTCATGCGGCGCATGGACTTTCGCACCCAGGCGATCGTGAATATCGCCGCGACGGTCGTATCCGCCGCGGTCGCGCTCGGCTGTGCCCTCTCCGGATACGGCGTGTGGACGCTGATCTACGCACCCATCGCGCTGTTCTGGACCAAAGCGATCGGCCTTGTCTTTGCTACTCGCATCGTCGTGCGGCCGAGCTTCCGCTTCGCTGGCGCCGCCAATATGTTCAATTTCGGGCTGGCCATGGTCCTCGTGCAGTTCTGCTGGATCGTCATGAGCAAGGCCGACGCCTTTCTCGCAGCGCGGCAGCTGACCGCGCATGACCTCGGCCTCTATACCGAGGCCTTCTTCCTGACTTCGCTGGTGGCGACGAAGTTTGTGCCCCCGCTCAACGACGTGGCGTTCCCCGCCTACGCCCGGCTTCAGCACGATCGCGAGCAGCTTGGCGCCGCCTTTCTCAAAGCCGTACGCCTTGTTCTGCTGCTGACCTGCCCGCTCTATTTCGGGCTCGCGGTGGTCGCGCCCGATGCCATCGCTTTGGTCCTGGGCGCCAAGTGGGTCGCCATGGCCGGGCTGGTGACAATTCTCGGCTTCGCCATGCCGGCGCTGACGTTGCACATCCTGTTTGCGCCCGCGATCAACGCCACAGGCCGAGTCGGCATTACAATGCGTACCTCGATTTTCGGAGCGCTCGTGATGCCGATTGCCTTCTATATCGGCATGCAGTGGGGCGCCGAAGGCTTGGCCATTTCGTGGTTGGTAGCGGCTCCGCTGCTGCCGCTGTTCACTTTCCTGATGGCGCGCAAGCTGCTGCATCTGAACCTGCGCCGCTTTGTCGCCGCGATCGCGCCGGGCCTGCTATCGGCTGCTGCCATGGCGATGGCGGTGCGCGAAGTCGGCGAGCGCCTCGCCGGTTTCGCGCCGTGGGAGCGGCTCGCGATCGAAGTGGCGTTCGGCGGTCTCGTCTATGTCGCGATCCTGTTGGCGACCTCTCGCGAGACCGTGCGCGAACTTTACGCAATGGTTGTGCGGCGTAAACCGCCGGCGCCCGCCACAGCCTAA
- a CDS encoding outer membrane protein assembly factor BamE produces the protein MTVKLCTALLLGTLALTAGCSTINEHRGYIIDETLVQAVQPGIDNRQSVEATLGRPTFTSMFGTPTWYYVSNLSAQKPFTDPKIRQHTVLAVTFDEAGNVTAADRSGMDAIVRIDPEGDKTPTLGRERNFLQDLFGNIGQVGAGPGAAGGGQGQ, from the coding sequence ATGACGGTAAAGCTTTGCACGGCGCTGTTGCTGGGGACGCTGGCGCTTACCGCTGGATGTTCGACCATCAACGAGCATCGTGGCTACATTATCGACGAAACTCTGGTCCAGGCTGTCCAGCCGGGCATCGACAATCGCCAGTCGGTCGAGGCGACGCTGGGCCGGCCGACCTTCACCAGCATGTTCGGCACGCCGACCTGGTACTACGTCTCCAATCTCAGCGCGCAGAAGCCGTTTACCGATCCGAAGATCAGGCAGCACACGGTGCTCGCCGTCACTTTCGATGAAGCGGGCAATGTGACCGCTGCCGACCGTTCCGGCATGGACGCGATCGTGCGGATAGATCCCGAAGGCGACAAGACGCCCACCCTGGGCCGCGAACGGAACTTCCTGCAGGACCTGTTCGGCAACATCGGTCAGGTCGGAGCAGGCCCGGGCGCTGCCGGCGGCGGCCAAGGGCAATAA
- a CDS encoding YceD family protein, with amino-acid sequence MSRAEFPRPVDRRHLPAGPLHLEANEAERKALAERFGLVSIDRLVADVELTAEGGGIDADGRLQAAIVQSCAVTGEDLPADIDESLTLRFVADTDANYGEGDEIELDEDELDEIVFSGNVFDLGEAVAQTLALAVDPYATGPNADRVREEVGLDDEPAEGPLAAALSALKKG; translated from the coding sequence ATGAGCCGGGCAGAATTTCCCCGACCGGTCGACCGGCGCCATCTCCCGGCCGGACCGCTGCACCTCGAGGCCAACGAGGCCGAGCGCAAAGCCCTGGCCGAACGCTTCGGCCTGGTTTCGATCGACCGGCTGGTCGCCGATGTCGAACTGACCGCCGAGGGCGGCGGGATCGACGCCGACGGCAGGCTGCAAGCGGCCATCGTCCAGAGCTGCGCGGTGACCGGCGAGGATCTGCCGGCGGACATCGACGAGAGCCTCACGCTGCGGTTCGTTGCAGACACGGACGCCAACTATGGCGAGGGCGACGAAATCGAGCTGGACGAGGACGAACTCGACGAGATCGTCTTCAGCGGCAACGTATTCGACCTTGGCGAGGCCGTCGCGCAGACCCTGGCGCTGGCCGTCGACCCCTACGCCACCGGCCCCAATGCCGACCGCGTGCGGGAGGAAGTGGGGCTGGACGACGAGCCGGCCGAGGGTCCGCTTGCCGCAGCGCTCTCGGCCCTCAAGAAGGGCTAA
- a CDS encoding aspartyl protease family protein, whose translation MSISRMMAAVVALASVASTPPPAQPEEPDSVSDVEQIALQKEYYDRVTVPVHLMGIGPYKFMVDTGAQATVVSTRVADEVGLHERRAAVLVGMASKANVETAEVPQFTLGSREFHIQTAPIVPQENLGLADGILGLDSLQNQRVLIDFVKKRILVADSDTLGGNVGYEIIVKARRKLGQLIITGARINGIDTDVIVDTGSQSSLGNMALLKRLRSARALPDNTITDVNGEQLTGNVKVVRKLEIDRMSISNLPIIFADAPPFESLGMHERPALILGITELKLFRRVAIDFSNQKILFDLPHDVRGQNAVIGGIIG comes from the coding sequence ATGTCAATTTCCCGGATGATGGCTGCGGTGGTCGCCTTGGCCTCCGTGGCGTCGACGCCTCCACCAGCACAACCCGAAGAGCCTGATTCAGTATCCGATGTTGAGCAAATTGCTCTCCAGAAGGAATATTACGACCGCGTCACCGTCCCCGTGCATCTCATGGGAATCGGGCCCTACAAGTTCATGGTCGATACCGGCGCGCAAGCGACCGTCGTCTCGACGCGAGTCGCCGATGAAGTCGGGCTGCATGAACGCAGGGCTGCCGTACTGGTGGGAATGGCAAGCAAAGCCAACGTCGAAACGGCTGAAGTTCCGCAGTTCACGCTCGGGAGCCGCGAGTTCCATATTCAGACGGCACCGATCGTTCCCCAAGAGAACCTTGGGCTGGCCGACGGTATTCTCGGGCTCGACAGTCTGCAAAACCAACGAGTGCTGATCGATTTCGTCAAGAAACGGATCCTGGTTGCCGACTCCGATACGCTCGGTGGCAACGTCGGCTATGAAATTATCGTCAAAGCCCGTCGCAAGCTTGGCCAACTGATTATCACTGGGGCCAGGATCAACGGCATCGATACCGATGTTATCGTCGACACGGGATCGCAAAGCAGCCTCGGCAACATGGCGCTGCTCAAGCGGCTCCGGAGCGCGCGCGCATTGCCGGACAACACGATCACCGATGTCAACGGCGAACAGCTGACTGGCAATGTGAAGGTTGTCCGGAAGCTCGAAATAGACAGAATGTCGATAAGCAACCTCCCAATTATTTTTGCCGACGCACCGCCGTTCGAATCGCTTGGCATGCACGAGAGACCGGCTCTCATCCTCGGAATCACTGAACTGAAGTTGTTCCGCCGGGTGGCGATCGATTTCAGTAATCAGAAGATCCTGTTCGACTTGCCGCACGACGTGCGAGGGCAAAATGCGGTGATCGGCGGGATCATCGGCTAA
- a CDS encoding ABCB family ABC transporter ATP-binding protein/permease, which yields MTAGQSDNRATKPDPADWATVRRFLPYLWPAGRRDLRGRIVLSALFVLLAKIVVLTLPFAYARAVDTMAAEGDPNVAAALALVIAYAAGRFATVAFDNVRNMVFERVGQDAVRHLTEDVFARLHRLSLRFHLSRRTGEVTKVVERGTKSINSMIYFLLFNIMPTIVELLVVAVIFYTKFGWVMVAATALTVAVYIWMTRTITEWRTKLRAQMNELDGTALSRAVDSLLNYETVKYFGAEDRELQRYGSAARAYAEAAIKSENSLGLLNIAQAVVMNLMMGGAMAFTVWGWSKGRLSPGDLVLINTYLMQLFRPLDMLGWVYRTIRQGLIDMAQMFKLIDTEIEVKDAPGAPALVVSRPTVVFDDVVFGYDRDREILHGLSFEVPAGGHVAIVGPSGAGKSTIGRLLFRFYDPWSGRILIDGQDIAQVTQESLRKQIGIVPQDSVLFNETIGYNIAYGRDGAGQADVIAAARDAAILPFIEKLPKGFDTEVGERGLKLSGGEKQRVAIARTLLKNPPILLLDEATSALDTRTEQDILTTLKRVSQHRTSLSIAHRLSTIADSDLIYVMHEGRLAEQGSHGELLRRDGLYAEMWARQAHEQEALEEAAE from the coding sequence ATGACGGCGGGACAATCGGACAATAGGGCCACAAAGCCCGACCCGGCGGACTGGGCGACCGTTCGCCGCTTCCTGCCCTATCTCTGGCCGGCAGGACGCCGCGATCTGCGCGGCCGCATCGTGCTTTCGGCGCTCTTCGTCTTGCTGGCCAAGATCGTCGTATTGACCTTGCCGTTCGCCTACGCGCGCGCGGTCGATACCATGGCGGCCGAAGGCGATCCGAACGTCGCGGCGGCTCTGGCGCTGGTCATCGCCTATGCCGCGGGCCGCTTTGCCACCGTCGCGTTCGACAACGTCCGCAACATGGTATTCGAACGCGTCGGCCAGGATGCGGTCCGGCACCTGACCGAGGACGTTTTCGCCCGGCTTCACCGGTTGAGCCTCAGGTTCCACCTTTCTCGCCGCACCGGCGAAGTGACCAAGGTCGTCGAGCGGGGGACCAAGTCGATCAACTCGATGATCTACTTCCTGCTGTTCAACATCATGCCGACGATCGTCGAGCTGCTGGTCGTCGCGGTCATCTTCTATACCAAGTTCGGCTGGGTGATGGTCGCCGCCACCGCGCTGACCGTGGCGGTGTATATCTGGATGACGCGGACCATTACCGAGTGGCGCACCAAACTGCGGGCACAGATGAACGAACTCGACGGAACGGCGCTCTCGCGCGCGGTCGATTCGCTCCTCAATTACGAGACCGTCAAATACTTCGGCGCCGAAGATCGCGAGCTGCAGCGCTACGGCTCGGCCGCGCGCGCCTATGCCGAAGCGGCGATCAAGTCCGAGAACTCGCTGGGCCTGCTCAACATCGCGCAGGCGGTCGTCATGAACCTGATGATGGGCGGCGCCATGGCCTTTACCGTTTGGGGCTGGAGCAAGGGAAGGCTGAGCCCGGGCGACCTGGTGCTGATCAACACCTATCTCATGCAGCTGTTCCGCCCACTCGACATGCTCGGCTGGGTCTACCGGACGATCCGCCAGGGCCTGATCGACATGGCGCAGATGTTCAAGCTGATCGATACCGAAATCGAGGTGAAGGATGCGCCCGGCGCCCCGGCGCTGGTTGTCAGCCGGCCGACCGTGGTGTTCGACGACGTGGTGTTCGGTTACGACCGCGATCGCGAGATCCTGCACGGGCTCAGTTTCGAGGTCCCGGCCGGAGGCCACGTCGCTATCGTCGGCCCGTCGGGCGCGGGCAAATCGACAATCGGCCGCTTGCTGTTCCGCTTCTATGATCCCTGGAGCGGGCGCATCCTGATCGACGGACAGGATATCGCGCAGGTGACGCAGGAATCGCTGCGCAAGCAGATCGGCATCGTCCCGCAGGACTCGGTGCTGTTCAACGAGACGATCGGCTACAACATCGCCTATGGCCGCGATGGTGCCGGCCAGGCAGACGTGATCGCGGCCGCGCGCGATGCCGCGATTCTGCCCTTCATCGAGAAACTCCCGAAAGGTTTCGACACCGAGGTCGGTGAGCGCGGGCTGAAGCTCTCCGGCGGCGAGAAGCAGCGCGTCGCAATCGCCCGCACGCTGCTCAAGAACCCGCCGATCCTGCTGCTCGACGAAGCGACGAGCGCGCTCGACACCCGCACCGAACAGGACATCCTGACAACCTTGAAACGGGTGTCGCAGCACCGCACCAGCCTGTCGATCGCCCACCGCCTGTCGACGATTGCCGATAGCGATTTGATCTATGTCATGCACGAGGGCCGGCTGGCGGAGCAAGGTAGCCATGGCGAATTGTTGCGCCGTGACGGGCTTTACGCCGAGATGTGGGCGCGCCAGGCGCACGAGCAGGAAGCACTGGAGGAGGCCGCGGAGTAG